The Polyangium mundeleinium genome contains the following window.
CGGAAGCCCGTAAAGTTGATCGGATCGCCGGGGAGCGGATCCTTGTTGTAGATGGAGTATCCGTACTCGTAGCCGCCGTTCACGTGATAAATGAAGGGACGCATCCCTCCATTCTTCTGGACGAGCTCGCCGGGGTCGTCGTTCGATCCAATCGACCAGCCCTTGTTCTTCTCGCCGGGCGTCCAGGCGACGTCGTCCATGACTCCCTTGATGTACGGGAGCTCGAAGTTGCTATCCACGATGTAGTGGGTCTCGGTCTCCACCATCGGGAACGCCTTCTCGCATTGGACCGCCTGAAGGGTGTAGGTCCACGGCATCGAGGCGACGATCTCGTAGGGAGTCCCCTGGAAGGTCGTGTCCCCGATGTGCTTGACCCGGTACGTCTTGGAGAATGGAGTGGAGTTGTCGACACCTTCCGCGAGGCAGGCGTCCTCGGGGCGGTTGTCAGGACCGTTGTCGACCCAGGGCCCTCCGGTGTCGCCGTCCGAGTTCGCGCCATCGCCCCCGCAGCCGGCGAGGACGCTGGAGAGAAGGCCAATTCCTATCATGATTGCGCTTTTCATCGAGAGCACCCTCCAGTCCAATCAAGCGGTCTTGTCACTCGCAGGGCTTCTGGGGCGCGGCCACGTACGCTTGGCCGAGCTCCGTCAATACGCCGTCGTCCCCCAGCAGGCTCGCGTTCGCCACGTTGTCGGGCCGACCGGAGAACCACGCGTACCGCGCGATGCGCGGCTCGTCCTCCAGGTACTCGAGCGCGTCGACCATGAAGTCTTTTTGCTCGGCGAGCGAGCCTGCGTTGTCGCACGCGAACTCGGTCAGCCAGAGCGGCTTGTCGAACCTCGTCTTGTAGGTCTCGATGTGGTTGATGAGCCACCGGGCCTTGTTGGTCCCGTCGCCCTGGCAGGCCGTGTAGATGTGGATGCCGATGTAATCGACGCGGCACCCCTCGCAGGCGGCGAAGAAGTCGTCGAGGTACTTGAAGGGATCCGTCTCCTGGCACGATCCTCCGCAGAAGTTCACGGCGGGCGACACCAGCGCGAGGCCGCGCGCGTCGGCGACCGCCTCCACGTGGGGCCAGAGCGCCGCGGCCTGGGCCGCCGACATATTGGCCTGCTCGCCGAAGTTCGGCTCGTTGAAGCCGAGCAAGAAGTTCACGCCGTCGGGGATCTCTCCGGCGATTTGCGCGGCGCGCATGCTGTCGAGGCCGCCGCCGCCCCACACCATGGGAACGTATTCGACGCCGAGCATCTTGTACACGTCGGGCTTCACGCCCTCGTCCGGCACGTGCGCCCAGTTGTACCACCACGATACCGCTGGCGAGAGCGCCGCCATGTCCGCCTTCGAATGGTAACCGTAGGCGACGCCGCGCTTGCAGCCGGTGGCATGCTGGATCGGCGGCCCGCTGCCGCCGCCCGGGCCCGGAAGCGGCTCGCTCGAGCCGCAGGAAGCCGAGACGAGCGCCGCCATCGCCGCACCCGCCAACCATCGAATTCGTGTGTCGTGAAGCATGGGATCAATCACTCGGGCAAGCGCATCGAGAGCAGCGCGTCGATGGTCGTGCGGGAAAGGCCGCCGGGCAGCGACGGGAGCATCTCCGCGGCCGCGGCAGGGACCTTGTCGGGGTGGATCACCGCGACCTGGATTTGTCGCTGCTTCTCGTCGAGCAGGATCATGAAGTAGCGATCGCCGATGGGCCGGCGCCACACGGGGCAACCGTCCGAAGCGCCGCCGACCGCGATCTCGGGTCCCGTCGTGTAGGCCTTTTTCGCGCAGGCATCGACGACCTCGACGTCGTCGGCGAAGGCGTCGCGATCGCAGCCCTCCCCGCAGACGTTGCCGCCGACGTGGCCGGCCTGGAACGAGCGGACGCCGGTGCTCATGAACTCGCGGTTGCTGTATTGATTGTTGTCCATCACCACCTCGAAGACGTTGATCTCGCCGCAGCCGTCGCCGACCGTGCCCGTCTTCGAGTAGCAATTGCAGAGCCCGTTCCACTTGCGGCCGCCGTCGCGGATGAGCTCGGAAGCCACGAACGCGACCCACGGGCCCGGGTGACCTTGCCCGCCGCCGTCGCATTTCTGCACGCCCGCGTCGTCGAACGTCATCGACGCGAGAAAGACGATGAGCTTCGAGCCCTTCCAGCCGAGGTGGTTGATGCCCGGATCGTTCGGGCAATAATAATCCTTCCCGTCTCCACACGAGAACGGCGTCTCTTGCATGAAGTAATTGACGCAATCCTTTTTCGTGAAGTCGCCCGTGAAGTCGGCAGACGTCGTCTGCCCCTCGGTGACGACGAGGTTCTTGCCGTGGCCGCTCTGCGCGTCCCACGAGGAGACCAAAGGCCACGACGACGGGTCTTCGCCCGGCTGGTAGACCGCGAGCTGCTTGAGGCGGATGGCCTTCAGGATCAAGGTCATCTCCTCGTCGAAGGGCGCGAGCGTGTCGCTCGTCGTGTGCTGCTCTTTCATGCAGCAGTGCCCTCCCCAGGTGTCTGTCCCGTCCTTGTAGGTGCACGCTGGATCGCCGGCCTCGCGGTCGATTCGACGGGGCCACCATCCGGGCGCGCCGACGTTGGTGAACGTCATGGTCCCGCCGCGCGTCGGCGTGCTCGGCTCCGGGGTCTGTGGGCCGGAGCCCGTCGTGCCGGAGCCCGTCGTGCCGCCGCTCCCTCCGGCCCCGTCCGAGGATCCTGCGTTGCCTTGGCCTCCACCTCCGCAGGCACAGGCGAGCATCACGAGAGCAGCGCGAACGAAGAGGGAAGGGAGCCTCATCGAGCAGCAAGTGGA
Protein-coding sequences here:
- a CDS encoding glycoside hydrolase family protein is translated as MLHDTRIRWLAGAAMAALVSASCGSSEPLPGPGGGSGPPIQHATGCKRGVAYGYHSKADMAALSPAVSWWYNWAHVPDEGVKPDVYKMLGVEYVPMVWGGGGLDSMRAAQIAGEIPDGVNFLLGFNEPNFGEQANMSAAQAAALWPHVEAVADARGLALVSPAVNFCGGSCQETDPFKYLDDFFAACEGCRVDYIGIHIYTACQGDGTNKARWLINHIETYKTRFDKPLWLTEFACDNAGSLAEQKDFMVDALEYLEDEPRIARYAWFSGRPDNVANASLLGDDGVLTELGQAYVAAPQKPCE
- a CDS encoding DUF2403 domain-containing lipoprotein: MRLPSLFVRAALVMLACACGGGGQGNAGSSDGAGGSGGTTGSGTTGSGPQTPEPSTPTRGGTMTFTNVGAPGWWPRRIDREAGDPACTYKDGTDTWGGHCCMKEQHTTSDTLAPFDEEMTLILKAIRLKQLAVYQPGEDPSSWPLVSSWDAQSGHGKNLVVTEGQTTSADFTGDFTKKDCVNYFMQETPFSCGDGKDYYCPNDPGINHLGWKGSKLIVFLASMTFDDAGVQKCDGGGQGHPGPWVAFVASELIRDGGRKWNGLCNCYSKTGTVGDGCGEINVFEVVMDNNQYSNREFMSTGVRSFQAGHVGGNVCGEGCDRDAFADDVEVVDACAKKAYTTGPEIAVGGASDGCPVWRRPIGDRYFMILLDEKQRQIQVAVIHPDKVPAAAAEMLPSLPGGLSRTTIDALLSMRLPE